In Rattus rattus isolate New Zealand chromosome 3, Rrattus_CSIRO_v1, whole genome shotgun sequence, one genomic interval encodes:
- the Zc2hc1a gene encoding zinc finger C2HC domain-containing protein 1A isoform X2 produces the protein MDGLEENGSVVQVGELLPCKICGRTFFPLALKKHGPICQKTATKKRKTFDSSRQRAEGTDIPTVKPLKPRPEPPKKPSNWRRKHEEFIATIRAAKGLDQALKEGGKLPPPPPPSYDPDYIQCPYCQRRFNENAADRHINFCKEQAARISNKGKYSTDSKGKPASRPQYKPSPLKKSNPPGSTSSGSSRLPQPSTTSKTIVGVPTGKASSVNSPLGNKPQTLSPSHRALAAPQAGKMDKLGPPLRTGRRVQRLYGSDTKSNSAFKRNELVPVCKANTKSRNTTPPSLARNSVAGVLTNKRKTFTESYAARPDGDYTSSVNGGNIKGIEGNSSGHLPKFCHECGTKYPVDWAKFCCECGIRRMIL, from the exons aaaaaacaTGGACCCATTTGCCAGAAAACTGCCACTAAAAAGCGGAAGACGTTTGATTCCAGCCGGCAGAGAGCTGAGGGGACTGATATTCCCACCGTCAAGCCTCTTAAACCCAGG CCAGAACCACCAAAGAAACCATCTAATTGGAGAAGAAAACACGAGGAATTCATCGCCACCATAAGAGCAGCAAAAGGCCTTGATCAGGCACTCAAAGAGGGTGGCAAACTtccgcctcctcctccaccttcctatGACCCTG ATTATATTCAGTGTCCGTATTGCCAGAGGAGATTCAATGAAAACGCAGCCGACAGACATATAAACTTTTGTAAAGAACAGGCAGCACGTATTAGTAACAAGGGCAAATATTCTACTGATTCCAAAGGAAAACCAGCTTCGCGGCCACAG TATAAGCCATCTCCGCTTAAAAAATCAAATCCGCCTGGAAGTACATCATCAGGATCTTCCCGACTACCACAACCAAGTACTACTAGCAAAACCATTGTAG GTGTGCCTACGGGGAAAGCATCTTCAGTTAACAGTCCTTTGGGAAACAAACCTCAGACCTTATCTCCTTCTCATAGAGCGCTAGCAGCCCCCCAGGCAGG tAAGATGGACAAGTTAGGCCCTCCACTTCGAACTGGAAGACGTGTGCAAAGGTTGTATGGCAGTGATACAAAGTCAAACAGTGCCTTCAAAAGAAATGAGCTAGTACCCGTTTGCAA AGCTAACACCAAGTCTCGAAATACCACACCTCCTAGTTTGGCAAGAAATTCTGTGGCGGGTGTGCTTACCAACAAAAGAAAGACTTTTACTGAGAGCTATGCAGCCAG ACCAGATGGAGACTATACATCTTCAGTTAATGGTGGAAACATTAAAGGCATCGAGGGAAATTCATCTGGACACTTACCAAAATTCTGCCATGAGTGTGGGACAAAGTACCCTGTTGACTGGGCAAAGTTCTGCTGTGAATGCGGCATTCGAAGAATGATTCTGTGA
- the Zc2hc1a gene encoding zinc finger C2HC domain-containing protein 1A isoform X1, with the protein MDGLEENGSVVQVGELLPCKICGRTFFPLALKKHGPICQKTATKKRKTFDSSRQRAEGTDIPTVKPLKPRPEPPKKPSNWRRKHEEFIATIRAAKGLDQALKEGGKLPPPPPPSYDPDYIQCPYCQRRFNENAADRHINFCKEQAARISNKGKYSTDSKGKPASRPQYKPSPLKKSNPPGSTSSGSSRLPQPSTTSKTIVGVPTGKASSVNSPLGNKPQTLSPSHRALAAPQAGANTKSRNTTPPSLARNSVAGVLTNKRKTFTESYAARPDGDYTSSVNGGNIKGIEGNSSGHLPKFCHECGTKYPVDWAKFCCECGIRRMIL; encoded by the exons aaaaaacaTGGACCCATTTGCCAGAAAACTGCCACTAAAAAGCGGAAGACGTTTGATTCCAGCCGGCAGAGAGCTGAGGGGACTGATATTCCCACCGTCAAGCCTCTTAAACCCAGG CCAGAACCACCAAAGAAACCATCTAATTGGAGAAGAAAACACGAGGAATTCATCGCCACCATAAGAGCAGCAAAAGGCCTTGATCAGGCACTCAAAGAGGGTGGCAAACTtccgcctcctcctccaccttcctatGACCCTG ATTATATTCAGTGTCCGTATTGCCAGAGGAGATTCAATGAAAACGCAGCCGACAGACATATAAACTTTTGTAAAGAACAGGCAGCACGTATTAGTAACAAGGGCAAATATTCTACTGATTCCAAAGGAAAACCAGCTTCGCGGCCACAG TATAAGCCATCTCCGCTTAAAAAATCAAATCCGCCTGGAAGTACATCATCAGGATCTTCCCGACTACCACAACCAAGTACTACTAGCAAAACCATTGTAG GTGTGCCTACGGGGAAAGCATCTTCAGTTAACAGTCCTTTGGGAAACAAACCTCAGACCTTATCTCCTTCTCATAGAGCGCTAGCAGCCCCCCAGGCAGG AGCTAACACCAAGTCTCGAAATACCACACCTCCTAGTTTGGCAAGAAATTCTGTGGCGGGTGTGCTTACCAACAAAAGAAAGACTTTTACTGAGAGCTATGCAGCCAG ACCAGATGGAGACTATACATCTTCAGTTAATGGTGGAAACATTAAAGGCATCGAGGGAAATTCATCTGGACACTTACCAAAATTCTGCCATGAGTGTGGGACAAAGTACCCTGTTGACTGGGCAAAGTTCTGCTGTGAATGCGGCATTCGAAGAATGATTCTGTGA